Below is a genomic region from Candidatus Epulonipiscium sp..
AGTTTCCCTCCTTGTCTTTGATTGCTATGGAAGGGAGGGGCATACCATTGAAGGTGTTGTTTTTGACCATGGAGTATATTGCCATATCTCCAAAAATCAATTTATCCCCTGGTTCTAGGGGCTTATCAAAGGAGTAATCCCCTATGGTATCCCCGGCAAGACAGGTGTTGCCACCGAGCCTATACATATATGGTTTTTCCCCTATATTACCTGAATGAAGTAGAGGAGGGCGATAGGGCATTTCTAGGACATCGGGCATATGGCAGGCGGCAGAAGTATCTAGTATGGCAATGTCCATTTCATTTTGTACAATGTCAAGTACGGTTGTAATGAGATACCCTGCATTAAGGGCGATTGCCTCCCCGGGTTCTAGATAAACTTCTAAATTGTATCTATTTTGCATTCTCTTGATACAATTTTCTAATATCTCCATATCGTAGTCTTCCCTTGTAATATGATGCCCACCGCCCATGTTGATCCATTCCATCTGTGGCAGCCATTGTCCAAATCTCTTTTCGACTTCCTCGAGAGTCTTTTCTAAGTCATTGGAATTCTGCTGACAAAGAGTATGAAAATGAAAACCGGAAATCCCTTCAAGTAAGTCTGGACGAAAATGATCTATAGTAACCCCAAATCTTGAGCCGGGGGAGCAAGGATCATATATGGCATGTTCCCCCTGGGTTGAGTGCTGGGGGTTAATACGAAGTCCGGCTTTTTTACCGGCTCTTAGGACTTTATCCTTGAATTTTTGGATCTGTAAAAAGGAGTTAAAGACAATGTAGTCACAAATTCCTATGATTTCATCGATTTCATCTTCTATATAGGCCGGAGAAAATATATGATTTTCTTTCCCCATTTCCTCATATCCTAAACGGGCCTCATATAATCCGCTGGCAGTGGTTCCATCTAGATATTCTCCGATCAGCGGATACATTTTGAACATGGAAAAGGCCTTTTGGGCTAATATTATTTTACATCCTGTTCTATCTATGACCCCTTTTAAGACTTCTAAGTTCTTTTTTATAAGCCCTTCATCTACTACATAGCAGGGGGTAGGCAGCTGAGTTATCTTCATCTTAATCCACCAGCTTTGGGTTAAAGCTTTCTTTCCATGGTAGCCCCCATTTATTTAAGGCTTCCATAAAAGGATCTGGATCAAATTCCTCTATATTGTATACGCCCTTATCATCCCATATTCCTTTCATTAACATCATAGCTCCTATCATAGCCGGTACCCCCGTGGTATAAGAAACCGCTTGGGAGCCCACTTCCTTATAACATTCTTCATGATCACAGACATTATATATATAGTAAGTCCTATCTTTTCCGTCTTTTTTCCCCCTAAAAATACAGCCAATATTAGTTTTACCCTTTGTCCTTGGGCCTAAGGTGGAAGGATCAGGCAGTACTGCCTTTAAAAATTGAAGGGGTATAATTTGTTTACCCTCGTATTCGATTGGCTCGATGGAGGTCATTCCTACATTTTCAAGGCATTTTAAATGGGTAAGATAACTTTGTCCAAAGGTCATAAAGAAACGAATACGCTTAATCCCTGGAATATTAATAGCTAGGGATTCAATTTCTTCATGATGTATCAAGTACATATCTTTTTCTCCGATTTCTGGAAAATCATAAACCTTCTTAATCTCCATTGGCTCGGTTTCTATCCATTTTCCATTTTCCCAATAGCTTCCCTTAGCACTTACTTCACGGATATTTATTTCAGGGTTAAAATTAGTTGCAAAAGGATATCCATGGTCCCCTGCATTGCAATCTAAAATATCTATATATTCGATTTCATCAAAATAATGCTTAAATGCATAAGCTGCAAATACCCCTGTTACCCCAGGATCAAAACCGCTACCTAAAAGGGCTGTAATACCAGCTTCTTCAAATCGCTTTCTATACTCCCATTGCCATTTATACTCGAATTTTGCAGTATCTTCTGGTTCATAATTTGCAGTATCTAGATAATCTGTTTTTGTAGCAAGACAAGCTTCCATAATGCTTAAATTTTGATAGGGTAGAGCCAGATTCATCACAATATCTGGTTTTGTATCTTCAATCAAAGCAATCATTTCCTCCACATTATTAGCATCCACTTGGGCTGTTGTAACTTTTGTTTTTCCCCCATCTAATTTTGATTTTAGAGCATCACATTTTGACTTTGTACGGCTAGCAATACAAATTTCCTCAAACACCTCACTGTTTTGACAGCATTTATGGACTGCTACAGAGGCAACCCCACCACAACCAATAATAAGCGCTTTCCCCATTTGATCATCTCCTTATTAAATATTGTAATAACAAAAAAGCAAGTGTCATGCATATTATGCACAATACTTGCTCGGATATTGTATGAATATGAAAAAAGCAGAAATATCCCATAGTAAAACCATAGGGTATCCCTATCAAAACTAACCATGATAGAAAGCCTTCTCATAATACAATTACAATCTTTAGAGTCTATATAGCAAATAATTACTTTTACCACTCTTATTGACCGTTTCACAAGTTGATGTGCTTTTATGCACCGGTTGTAAAGTAACCAACTTATAAAATTTGAGCTTTTAACTCAATCAATAAGGCAAACTAAGTTGCCAATCGGCACCTGACCCGGCTGTCCGTATGGCCTTAACATCCTAGGATGTGGTCAAAATTATCTGCTTGGAAAGACTCAAGATTTAAAAGCTTTCCAATCAATTACTTTAATATAATATCAGGATATAAAAATTTTTTCAATAGAAAAATCAAATTTCTATATTTTTGTAATCTTTTATAACTAAAATTCCCGCTAACTTTAATAAAACATTATGTTATAATTCTAATATATTAGTAATTTTATAGGGAGTGAAGTAAAATGATTAGTTTAATCAGTGTTTTTTTTATGATTATTGTATTTGGAGGTATATTTGCTTTGCAGATTTTCTTATCTATTAATGAAAGCCGATGGATTGGATTAATACTGCCCATTTTAAATCTTTCTTTTACAGGATTTATGATTATTCTTAGTACCTTATATGTGAAAGAGGCTTTTTTAAATTTCTCCGATAGAATCATCTACTTAACCTTATTATTTAATGTCCCCACCCTTGTGCTGCTGCTGATTTATTTTATTTGTAGATTTATCCGCAAAGCAAGATATAAAAACACTTTAGACCAATAATTATTTAGCCAAAAAGTTCCTTAAAACCATGTTCAAAATACCTCCATTAAGATAGTATTCTACCTCAATGCCACTATCTAATCTTGCAATTACTTCAAAATCAAAAAGGGTACCTTCTTGATTTTGGGCAGTAACTTTTAGTTTTTTATTAGGATAAATATTATCCGAAATCCCTGTTATGCTGAAGGTTTCATCACCTTTAATCCCTAAGGAGTCAGAGGTATCTCCCTCCAAAAATTGTAGGGGTAGTACCCCCATTCCTATCAAATTGCTCCTATGAATCCTCTCAAAACTTTGGGCGATAACTGCCTTTACTCCCAGGAGGACGGTTCCCTTGGCTGCCCAATCCCTAGAACTACCAGTACCATATTCCTTTCCTGCTATGACAATCAGGGGGGTATTGGTTTTCTTATATTCCATACAGGCCTTAAATATAGACATCACTTTACCGCTGGGAATATGCCTTGTAAAACCACCCTCCACCTCAGGAAGCATTTTATTCCTGATTCTGATATTGGCAAAAGTCCCCCTCATCATCACTTCATGGCTTCCTCTTCGGGAGCCATAGGAGTTAAAATGCTCTATACTAATGTTTTGGGATGTCAGATGATTGCCAGCATCGGAGGTTTCTGGGATGCTTCCTGCCGGGGATATATGGTCTGTGGTTACTGTATCTCCAAACATGGCTAAGACATTGGCATCTTTTATATCCTTAACCTTAGCAGGCTGTATTTCCATTTCATCAAAAAATGGGGGTAGCTTGATATATGTCGATTCTTCCTTCCACTTATAGATTTTTTCATCGGTAACCGTTACGGCATTCCAAAGTTCATTAGCAGTAAATACATCCTTATATTTTCCTATATACATATTAGGACTTATGCTAGTTCTTATGATTTCTTCTATTTCTGCATACTTAGGCCATATGTCCCTAAGATAAATCGGCTCTTTTTTATCATTATTTCCTATGGGTTCAGAGTCAAAATCTATATCGACGGTCCCTGCTAGGGCATAGGCTACCACCAAAATAGGGGAGGCTAGGTAATTCATCTTGGTTTGAGGGTGAACTCTGCCTTCAAAATTACGATTACCGCTTAAGACTGCCGCTACCGCTAAATCTTTTTCGTCGATTGCCCGGCTTACTTCTTCTATAAGGGGACCACTGTTTCCTATGCAGGTCGCAC
It encodes:
- a CDS encoding saccharopine dehydrogenase family protein, yielding MGKALIIGCGGVASVAVHKCCQNSEVFEEICIASRTKSKCDALKSKLDGGKTKVTTAQVDANNVEEMIALIEDTKPDIVMNLALPYQNLSIMEACLATKTDYLDTANYEPEDTAKFEYKWQWEYRKRFEEAGITALLGSGFDPGVTGVFAAYAFKHYFDEIEYIDILDCNAGDHGYPFATNFNPEINIREVSAKGSYWENGKWIETEPMEIKKVYDFPEIGEKDMYLIHHEEIESLAINIPGIKRIRFFMTFGQSYLTHLKCLENVGMTSIEPIEYEGKQIIPLQFLKAVLPDPSTLGPRTKGKTNIGCIFRGKKDGKDRTYYIYNVCDHEECYKEVGSQAVSYTTGVPAMIGAMMLMKGIWDDKGVYNIEEFDPDPFMEALNKWGLPWKESFNPKLVD
- the nspC gene encoding carboxynorspermidine decarboxylase, translated to MKITQLPTPCYVVDEGLIKKNLEVLKGVIDRTGCKIILAQKAFSMFKMYPLIGEYLDGTTASGLYEARLGYEEMGKENHIFSPAYIEDEIDEIIGICDYIVFNSFLQIQKFKDKVLRAGKKAGLRINPQHSTQGEHAIYDPCSPGSRFGVTIDHFRPDLLEGISGFHFHTLCQQNSNDLEKTLEEVEKRFGQWLPQMEWINMGGGHHITREDYDMEILENCIKRMQNRYNLEVYLEPGEAIALNAGYLITTVLDIVQNEMDIAILDTSAACHMPDVLEMPYRPPLLHSGNIGEKPYMYRLGGNTCLAGDTIGDYSFDKPLEPGDKLIFGDMAIYSMVKNNTFNGMPLPSIAIKDKEGNCRIIRRFGYEEFKTRLS